The Aspergillus nidulans FGSC A4 chromosome VIII genome contains the following window.
taactggtctgtgataaccatgataTTTATACAACCTTtactctctggtaggtctaTAATAAAATCTATtaaaacctcctgccagggatAATTAGGtacagggaggggctttaatagtcCCTTTCTCTAGTCCCTCCAAGATTTTGTccttctatatatatcacAGTTTCAGACAAATCTCCTGATATCTTGGGACATATTAGGCCAGAAATATTAACAGCTaattagtatatatatttactcCTAGCCAGGGTGTCCTGTTAATATAGAGTTGTATATAGCTTAAATTATAtttgtacagagctgtttaCTCCCAGGTACCTAcctccttctgcagaagaagatatagCCTTAGGTGTCTAATTAGTATTCCAAGGTTCCTACTTTCAACTGTAGATATAGGGgaaatttccttgctctATCCTTCAGGTACTATATTACCTTATTATACcctttatcctgcttgaGTGCCTCTTTCTATATATTATCTTTCTTACACAGCTTGCATGGTGGCTCTCTAGTTGGTTAAAGAGTAGCAACTACTATTTTTCCCAAGTATTTTTTACTAAAGAGTTGCATTGTAtaagacttgaccctgttaTCTTTATTATCAGGTATATCTTAGTCTCTCTATAAAAGTatatcagctctctgattagctgaccctttcctatatactaacttAAAGTTGAACCAGCTAAGAAATAAGgactattatatatactgctctgtcagtttccttggggagaaaaagtactccaggttcttaTAGTTAGTAATAACTTAGAATTCTCTATATAAGTacagttcagcatcccaggcttcaaggtattatataattataagtagctccttgtcatagatcttgTAGTTAtattcagctggagaattccttttagagaagtaggtaTATAGGTACAATTTCccttttttattatattaagaaagaactcctcctgtattataacctgaggagtcagtctctactactatatagtaggaaaggttgaaggttgctaggatAGGTCTAGTAATAAACTTTTTCTTAAGCAGAttaaagctatcctggcactccttagtctaTAAGAAGGGtattcctttctttgtcaagttgtttagTAGGTATAtgatccctgagaagttagggataAACCTTTAGTAGAAGTtagcaaagcccaggaatccttggACACCTTTTATAatagtaggggtttcctattcctttattgcttttaCCTTCTCTAGGTCTATTTtaattcccttccctgcctaTATTATAAAgtccaagtactttgtctccttgtaCTCAAATTTATACTTCTTAATATctaaatataggcctgcttcttccagtttcttcaagactattTATATATACTTCTAGTACTGGCAGAGGTCCCTATTAGTATAGATAagtatattattaatataggctgagcagaatttatctagatattcctAGAGGGTCCAgttaatatatttttggaaggtactCAGTATATTAGCCAACCtaaaaggggtgactagctATTCAAAGAGCCTGTATCTTGTATAGAAGATAGTCATCTATTCCTGGCCTTTAGCTATACAGATCTtatagaaggcagcagatatatccagcttagtaaactaTCTAGCTTGTCTAATTTAGTTTAGTATCTCATagatcaggggcaatagATAGTAGAATCCTTCTTAGTAATAGTATTTAGAGTATAGTAGTTAATACAGAACTgcagtcctcctcctagTTTTTATATAAAGAATACTAGgactgcagctggggaataGCTTATAtagataaagcctttctatagtagttcagagagtaTTTTCcagaggactattagttcttcctgggttaTATTATAAAGGGGGCCCtaggggacttcaggatccttcctACTCTCCTCCTATACAAGCTTAATTTTGTAATTAATCCCCTCTCCCTGGTATGGTagtagttcttcagctttatCTTATTTaaagagccttaggtatttctaGTATTACCTTAGTAGCTTTGTATGGGGGTTAATATatctctttggggccagtgccttctgtatatctgctaATAAGACTATAAATATCTtgatatcttggccatggtacTTTTTCCTTTATATAAATCCTCCTATGGTTGTagctgatatctgtgctatgtccagctttggtaagggcctctttgtagtactctatagacagactccagtagtacagaggtacagcctgcccctcttagcctctaaccttctatTATATTACTCCAGCCAGGAGAGTCCTAAGATcaggtcatagcccaggttatcaggTATTATATAGAAGTaggcttctttttctgtatataccctgatatctagctgaacctatataatcttattaatctcctctatattcccagttactcccttgaaaggttttgggtggataggtatagTAGGTATTTAATATATCTTAATAAACTTGTTACTaattaccccataggtcaggcagcctgtatctattaTTATACAAGTATTATAGGTATAGTTGACTAGTGCTTCTACCAAGAATAAGGGGGTATTTATATACAAGCTGTTAAAATCTTGCTAAttaagtagtatttctctagctgtataacccctctaTATATAACTTTGTATAGAGGTTATTCATTTTCTGACTTACTCTGTGCTATAGTTAttgatttggtcttgttcttcctaaaccatggccacctgcctagggcgtctggtaggttttatagGGTACTCTTATATAAAGTAGTCAGGATTGCTGCAGCATAGGTATTTGCCCTtagacaacctcttttgcttctcctctgcaggcacctgactagcttttcttggggtcctggtcccttttaTATAGAGGGCCACAACTTCCTTTTatagggctgcaatttgagcatgggtggcttcctaGTCTATTTAATCAGAGGTTCTGGTccagtcagagcctcctgctggtcttatacaagcaatatatatagggaCAGCAGTGTAAGAtcctttttatataagcCTGGCTATTCTCTagaggttgtggttgatttcaCGCAGTTAATTACAGTAGTTATCATACaaatcctcctgcctaataccaaccatggcttttagcaactcaataTTAATTACCATGTCTAAcaaggtcttcttctggttattatcccaattaatccctccagtattaagaagttctttgtcaaatttattcaagaactcttcaaagtcgcgTCTCCCTTGCCTTATTATATTTACTTATAtaagagcctttctctgttggtcAGGAttaccaaaggccttgtctagtactacagagaattctgcctatagcacaggagtctcagatttctaGCAAGCCAAGAGCTATGGTAGCAtatgctggctggcttttcctctcaggcagctgtaggcatagtaaacttgttcctcctctataGGGTAGCAGGCAGTGTCAATTATAAACTTTGTACAAAGATTCATCtagaaaggagggtagtccttagggtcttctctaGTAAAGGGTTCAATATCCaggtgacaaggacaggGATAGCTTTGTTTGTAAGGTATGGGCATTACAGATATAACTATAgtagtaactggtggatggtttcttAGCTGCAAGTTCTGTACAGCCTGTAGTTCTGCCtataagctgttattctcttcttagAGCTGTTATTTCTAAGTCtatatctctgtacagagctcctggagctgctgtagcaacaatataatactttcttcttccattgtcatagtaaaaggtctcctcatactattattgagattagtaagcgattcctaatgttaagggatgtatttagatggatcttcctatctagacgtgccgtacgtacaagaaggaatcgctaaagaagaaaggagaaagaaggattgttgttgtgaggaagtcttgtaggtggctcaccgccttcaggacagcacaggccttggccgagtcactaaggtctaaggtccttgtataggcaaaggacccataacacatTGATTCTACTAGAATATATGGCTCTAATTTTCAGAAAAACTACGAGGGTCAACTGTCTTAAGGATAATATTTATTTCTTTGGTTTTCTCCCAACAGTCTGCCGTAAACACACCTTTCTGTTAGCCGCAACCCAGCTGCTGATTCCACACCCTGTCTTTcaaatattcttcagtatcAAGTAAAGTGATTCCAAGCCAGTATCCATCAGATCTCACTACGACGACAGGACGCttttccctccatcttcagtcaCCCGGTCTCTTACTTTGATCTTCATGTACCCACCACCCAATTTGGACACCGCCGGAGTTCCAGATCCCTCAAATGTCACGCGGAATACTGCACTTGGCGCGAAGAGTAAAGCTTCACCCACGCGAAGACGAACGATTCGGTCAAGAAAAGACAGTTTTGAGGACATGTGGGCCTGGCCTTGGgattcctccttctccgagaacGTTTTGTTGTTGGATTCCACTCCCAAGGCAGCCGCGGCAACATGATGCTGCAAAGCACGAAGCCATGCAGGGGATGAAAATCTGTGGACAATGGTGACCGAGCAAAGACTGAGAAGGTCGGCGGAGATGGTTGGCTCTTGAGTGGAAATCACTATCCGGGTTGCAAGATGGCGTTGCAGTCTCACACTGGATAGAAGAGTCTCTGTAAAGATCTGCGCTTCGGCTGAGTCCTTCATATACTGAGAAGCCAATGAGACGATGTGCGGGTTGAGGAATTGGGCTGGCAGTACTACGAACCTTGTGAGCTTCATCGAGAGCTACTACTCTGCCAACATTGGTATCCTGCTCCAGGAAGACCTCAAAGCAAAAATTGAATAATGCACAAGCTGTCTCAGGAGAAAGGCAAGGACATGAAAGGTCAACGATGGTCAGTTGTGAGGGCTACTCCGGCCAGTCAGTTGCAGGAGTCGCAGGTGTTGAATTTATGGGAGTTTGGAGTAATTGAACATCTCACCTTTGGCGACCAGCTAGTTCCGGCGTCATTAACtgcctttttcccctttttaCTCGTGCTTGCAAtgatttgctggctgggcatAAAGCTCTCGAGGATGTCCAGGCGTTGCCGTAgaggctgttgctgggagGGCAGGAGATCAGAATCAAAAATCCGTTTCTTAAAGTCCTGATAGTCGAATCTCCCTCCAGAAACCTGCTGTAGAAGGCGCATTTCCCTCAAGACTCGCTGCACAGTATGGAGGTACAGGGGGCCAGAACTGCTCCCTTGGCCTGCTGTCATGAGATCCAGCATACGTTTTGTGTTCAGGTCTTGCTGATTTATTTGGAGCGGGTGAACACGGATTTTGAACCTGCTGTATGTTTTCTGTATGGCCTAG
Protein-coding sequences here:
- a CDS encoding uncharacterized protein (transcript_id=CADANIAT00001002) codes for the protein MCYGSFAYTRTLDLSDSAKACAVLKAVSHLQDFLTTTILLSPFFFSDSFLGGTSLLCLQLPERKSQPAYATIALGLLEI
- a CDS encoding uncharacterized protein (transcript_id=CADANIAT00001003), whose product is MDSSLCNNADDHSRTAYQLSLLKLGFSGDEAKDVSLAPVFTGPVLYTQPNLVPSQYGLLAGVLELPVVFHYDTFIGDQGGSPCEAAFLATSPKCPSEGSLCPQQISEIFRFKIRVHPLQINQQDLNTKRMLDLMTAGQGSSSGPLYLHTVQRVLREMRLLQQVSGGRFDYQDFKKRIFDSDLLPSQQQPLRQRLDILESFMPSQQIIASTSKKGKKAVNDAGTSWSPKVFLEQDTNVGRVVALDEAHKYMKDSAEAQIFTETLLSSVRLQRHLATRIVISTQEPTISADLLSLCSVTIVHRFSSPAWLRALQHHVAAAALGVESNNKTFSEKEESQGQAHMSSKLSFLDRIVRLRVGEALLFAPSAVFRVTFEGSGTPAVSKLGGGYMKIKTGCGISSWVAANRKVCLRQTVGRKPKK